The Punica granatum isolate Tunisia-2019 chromosome 4, ASM765513v2, whole genome shotgun sequence sequence CATAGATCTGCAAGAGGTGCAGCTGAAGTTCTGATCGGAACTTCTAAGTGTTCAGACCACGAAAAGGTCTGCTTGTTAAGGTTGACGATAAGAGGGAAGGTGTTTGTCTCGAGGAAAAAGCAGCTGTTAATCATAATGCAATCGAAGTGTTTCGTGGAGAATAGGTAAACTTCTTtggtattttttttggctgaaatGAGTAGGTGAACTTCTGTGGTTAATTCCTCATAAATGATTTGGTGATTAGAAGACAGTTTTTAACTGTATATGTTTTCATTTGTTCCTATTTGATTAGTCATTTTGTACAGAACAGTTCCCAAATGTTTGCAATTGTTAAGGATCCTCagttttttcttatatatttacatatgaTATCATATGTCAGCAACGATGTTGATTGTCTTAAATGGAAAGGGTGCACTGGCCTACAAATTCTTCCTCCTTTATGCACTGAAGGTAGTTTTGATCGAAAATGGTAGAGCTTTAGTAGCAGAATTGTGGACGAAGGGCGTCTTCGGACCGGTTATATATGGATTAGAACGCGTCGCCAACAACTCGTGGGCTTGGCCGACCTGTGATATATATACGGGCTTCTGCAGCCCAATGAGTTTCTGGACTTCATCCAATGACTGACACGGTCCCTTCCTTAGGTATAATTGACATTTCCATGTCAATAACCGAACGGGACAGTTATATGAAGTTGGTACCGATCAATCGGTGGTTTGTGAAGTCATTGAAGCGGACCGGAATGCGTAAGGACTAGCCGTAATTGAAGGTGAAATAGGCAGTTTTCCCACAAATGCTGCCCCAATGCTGATCTTTAAATTACTCGATTTCTACTGGATTCAGGGGTGGAGCCaatgtgtaaaattaatattttatccctcttgaaaaaaataattttatataagtaatatttttaCACTCTCTCGATAAAAATCCTGACTCCATCCCTGACTGGATTAGATATCAATATACGACGAACTGCATTGTAAATAGGCAGATTTCACTATAGGATTTTGAGAAGCACCTCACGACTGGGGTCAAGCCGATACACGAGCTAGAATTAATTTCCGTTTACAAATTTATCTcagtggaaaaaaaataaaaaaacaataaaggaCAGCTCATTAAATCTGCATCCGTGCATGCTTCTTCACACGTTCGAAATCTGTATAAACGGACACTTACCCTACAGACAAAGAAGCAAAACTCAGACTCTGACATTGTCTGGCCCAATTCATCCATCATCATTATTTAACTCTCCTTTCTGTCTGTCCGTCTTCTTCGAGATTTCTCCAACATCTGCATCTGGAAAATGCCTTATTGCCCAACGGACTGGTTCCGGCATCATTCGATGCGGTGTCTTCTACAGTACTGCTCCGATACATTGCCCGAGAGACACGACGACCAATCGGATCGAGCTTCCCTTGCTTAGTAGGAATGCGAGTCGCTTCCAGTTTAACCTTAGATGGTACATAAGGTACTGTACTGTACCTGAAGCACAGTAGATTATTAGTATCCTTCAAATTGCAAAATTTGTCCATTCAGCAACTTCGAGGgctgaaaatttttatatattcagtaaaaaaaaaaaatatatatcgatAGTTTCGGGGAAAATTCACATGAGGTGAGGGAGGAGGCATGGTAGGGTTCTTTGACACGATGAATGATTGAAAGGTCAGTTCAGACAAGAACCTGACACCATCGCCAGGGTCAGTTCAGACAAGAACCTGACACCATCGCCAGGATTTTGTTGAGCACAATtgttaaaataaatgaattaatcAGAATCTTAGATAAATTCAATGATTTTATAGTACCAGAGGACTGAAGAGTTATTACAAGCTGCACCCGTGAACCTTCTttgcaattttcttttcaatttttttctttttggggggCTCAGTTTGAGTCAGTTCCCTGCAAATGCTACAAATACAATTCACCAAAATTCGGGAGTTTTCATGTTAGTGTCCTCCTTATCCGTCTCAAAATTTCACCGATGCACCCCGTAATCTTATGATCTTAATCGATGATCTTGATCTGATGTGGTGAGCCGAGTCAGTGACAGTCACAGTAGAAAAATTTTCAGTCCCCGCAGCCCCTGACAAATTACAGCAGAAAGTCGTCAAACAGAGTCATCGGACGTGATTATCCGGAGTCGATCTGATCGCCAACCATGAAACATTCCGGTCCCTTAGACCATAATATTTCCCGCATTGTGCCAAAATTAGTAATTACAAGTGTGTAGTATATTTGTGATCTTATCATCAGCTCATTTGCacccttttgttttttcctcATTTTGATGCGTAGCCTGAAAAGATCCCGACTAATTTAGTTCGCGTCGGGTCAGTGCACTAATGAATAAAGCTCTCCaagtatgaattttctccattaacaAGATTTGAACCCAACCATTTGAACCAATCCATgctgatttttttcttctcattttgTCGATTATGAGGAACCTCCATGAGCTTAGCATaaggaaatggaaaaataaaattaatataaataataatcaaatcTATAACTTGTAGGTTCTTAGGCGAGAGTATATGTTATATTGCATTACAATGCATTTCTCAATCTTGTGGAAgatatatttgtaaaattttaactgAACCTATAAACGATTAGGTTCATCTCCAATCTAAAAGCTCAAGCTATTAGGTTGTGGAATCCAAAATCATTTAAACCAATTcaatttctcttaattttttcatgtgggattctaactcaacacccgccctcacgcgGCAACAACAAGTGCCACATGGATTGAAATACTCGTCCTCAACAACTGACCATGAGTCTTTTTCCGTGCTCGGACTAGGGGGAATCCACACTCAGACCAAACACAGGCGCACTGTAGCCACCCTCAACAAATAGATTTATCATGGTGTGAGCCCCTTATGATCGCGCGCAGAAGCATAAGCCGCTATGACaacatgtaaaattttcactagtCCTATAAGCGACTTAACCTATCTCCGAccaaaaaactcaagttgCTAGGTTGGGAAACCGCTCAACCAAAAGTTTgtcgattttttttcatttgttatAGGAGAGGATTATGGGGTTATTACTGGGGTTGTTTGTTTTAATGTAAAGTCCGAACTTTAAATAGTATTTTACAGCGTTTGTTTGtagaaattataaaagtaaACTATAGTAATCAATTTACTCAAGTTAGAACTTTATAACCGTAGTCGTTAACAACTTTGCATTCAAAACAGGTAGAATTGTTAGATTACAACTGAAATTACAGTCTTGAGACCTTCAATcatttctataaaaataaattatatattatattatcactAGTTAATATTCCctgtaatttaatataatttacacaataatctcacatttcaatttttaacctaggaaaaaaatttcataattaaacTTTTCATTCATCCTTCACATTCCatgtaatttaataatactcGAACCGAACGTCCCtaaaagaatagaaaatataattaaactCACTCACAAAAACTAAAttcaaaagttttttttttttaatgtcaaGCAGAAACGTTAGTCACTAAGTGCAATCGTTCACTGTAGTTTACTCATTTGGTCGTAGGGATAGGAATAGATACAGCCTATGACTGGGACAGGTTGCCGCGTTGTCTGAAGAATCATAAATTGCTGCTAATTTAGTCTTGGGACCTTTTCACATTTCGGGCAGGGGAGCAAGAAACAGAACACGAGTTGAAAACATCGACATTGGCATTAAAATCTTGCCCTTTTGCCAAATCAATTGTCCCCCTTTCAATTCCCTTGCCATTTGATGAAGTTGAGAGCTCCATTAATGGTCCCGATTCCCGCCTCCCGCCCCTTGCCCGATATTCGACCTAAGCAGCCGAACCACTACCATCCTTTACCGTAGAATCGCATATGGGAATACTTTGTTGGGATACTTTATGCTACGATACGACTCCACATAAGCGGGAGAGAGTTACTACGACATCCTGCACGAGCCAAGATTGCTGCTCGTGCTTGTCGGACGGATGACTTTCGGTAACCTCAGAAAATCGCCTCAACCCTAGTTCTGTGGCCGCATTGCCCCACCTTCATTCTGCAAACTAAATTGCATGTGCCCACCTACCAAATGTGCTATATATAGTCTCTACCATCACTGAGCTAACCATTTTTCGGATTATAAAGAACACCTACGAGTCTAATATAAGGAACctaaaaacttaaaatattaGACAAAAACGTATGCCACTGCACTACCCTTCCTTTATTACCAACCTAACCTAAATGGAATGTTTCATGATGCACCTGTCTTCCCAAACTTCCATACATCATCTTTGCTGGTCTTCACGTTCCATGATCAACAATAACCATGTCTTGTAGAGTTTCTTTCCGATTCGAATGTGCAACTGAACATGTATCGATCAGTTTGTCGACAATATTTGCACAAATGCCTCTGAATTTCTAGCTTGGTTGATAATATATTGCAAGAAAATCATTTGTCCCCTAAATCGTGTGACTAAAAATTCTCCTAATACTCGCTTAAACAAAATGACAGTAGATATTGATGTAATTACATCTACTGCCATTGGCGGTGATTAGGAGGATTTTTAGGATTACATTGAAGAGCTCTATACGGCTATCTTGATTTTACATGTAGAGAAGTATACAATTTACATCTAGTGAAGGTCAGCTACTCACCGGAGCAGCCACCGGAGACAAGTATACCTGACACTGCACAACGTTCCGGCCGATCTTGAAGCCGGGCACGACCGTGAACTCAACCTGAATGTCTTCGTCCCCATCGGTGCCACTGATCTCGGAGTCCCCGCTGCTATCCGAGCAGAGGACATCCTCGGTCACGGACTCCATGAACACCTCGGAGAATCTCGAATTCCTTTTGGCTTGGAAGATTGAAACTTCCTCGTCGAATGAGAAGGCGAGGCAGTGCAGGACCCAGACCCGCTTGCACATCTCCGCGAAGGCTGTGAAGAAGCTCGAATCGGCGGGGCATCCCCCCGAAGTTATGAGCTTCCGGAGGCCCAAGTTCCCGAAGAAGGAGCACTCCATCTTGGCGTGGACCAGGGTCAGGTACTTCGCCCTCGTGAATTTGGCGAACGAGGAGTTCGGGTTTTGCGCGATGGAGTGCTTCGGGTTTACGGATTTGAGCTTCTTGAACTGGTCGAAGAAATGCTGCTGGGCTTGCCCCTGTTTCTTGGCAGAGTACTCTGTTGTCGGGAGCATGAAGTTGGGGAAATTGAATCCCTCGAAGATGGACTTGCAGACGAACGACTCGAACCCGTAAATCCTATGGCTCGGCTTCGCGAAGCTCGCCTCCGGTTCGATAAACTTGAGCGCCTCGTCGAGATCCCACTTCGCGGACTCCATCTCCTTCACCATCACCTTAACGAAGCTCCTCGCGGAACGCAGCGCGAAGTGCAGAACCTGCACGAAATGCGCCGGACCCAACGAACCGAACCTGAAGTTGTCGAAAAGCGATAAACACCCGCTCGCATTGAGCCTCTTCTCGATAGCCTTGTTCCCAGAAACCACCGCGCCGAGCTGATCCCTCAGCGCGGAGATCTCCAAGTCCTTGGCGTCGGACTCTGCCTCGAGCTTCTTGATCGTGATCTCGTACGTCCTCAAAAGGCTCTGCTGCTCCTGAATCTCCGCGAGCATGAGGGTCACTTGCGGGGAGATGTCGAGCTCCCGCCGGAGGAACTTCCGCTTGAGCTCCGATATGGCCCGGAGCTCGTCGACCACGGCCTGGTCGGAGGCCTGGATGGTCTCCCCGTCGTAGGGGTACTGGGCGAGCTGGAGCTCGGCGTAGGCGGCCTTGATGGTGCTGGCGCCGGCGAAGAGCCTGGCGACGACGGCCTCGAGGACGGCCCGGTGCTTCGCCTTGAGGTCGTCTTCGGCCTTGTCCCGGTAAGTCTCTTCCTTGAGGGACTTGTTGTCGTGGGAAGAGGGGAGGATGCAAATGCCGATCTTGTTGCCGCCGCCATTCTTGTCCTTGGACCGGAGGTTGATGACCCTGTGGATGGTTCTTGAGAATCTGCTGCTCTTGGACTTGAATGCCAACGTCGTCTCTTCCTCCATTAAATGCTGAAGGAAGTGCAGGAAGGGATGGAAGATGgaagaggaaggaaggaaggtcAGGCTATGGAGTTTAAGTTCATGGGAGGGATGGGGATGTTTGGTGAGGAAGGGAAAGGGAAGAGCTTGGTTTTGGTATGATTTTATCTGCCTGCTAAAGAAAGGCGAAGTGAGCTGAGTGTGTCTGAGCGACAGAGAGAAGACGGAGTCTTTTTGTTTGCGTGATGTAAAAAGGAGGAGCAGACAAATTTGACTCTTTTACGTTGTCTCGATTCAGAGCCGGAGATGGTGTTAATTATCAGAC is a genomic window containing:
- the LOC116202372 gene encoding protein GRAVITROPIC IN THE LIGHT 1; amino-acid sequence: MEEETTLAFKSKSSRFSRTIHRVINLRSKDKNGGGNKIGICILPSSHDNKSLKEETYRDKAEDDLKAKHRAVLEAVVARLFAGASTIKAAYAELQLAQYPYDGETIQASDQAVVDELRAISELKRKFLRRELDISPQVTLMLAEIQEQQSLLRTYEITIKKLEAESDAKDLEISALRDQLGAVVSGNKAIEKRLNASGCLSLFDNFRFGSLGPAHFVQVLHFALRSARSFVKVMVKEMESAKWDLDEALKFIEPEASFAKPSHRIYGFESFVCKSIFEGFNFPNFMLPTTEYSAKKQGQAQQHFFDQFKKLKSVNPKHSIAQNPNSSFAKFTRAKYLTLVHAKMECSFFGNLGLRKLITSGGCPADSSFFTAFAEMCKRVWVLHCLAFSFDEEVSIFQAKRNSRFSEVFMESVTEDVLCSDSSGDSEISGTDGDEDIQVEFTVVPGFKIGRNVVQCQVYLSPVAAPVSS